From Antennarius striatus isolate MH-2024 chromosome 14, ASM4005453v1, whole genome shotgun sequence, the proteins below share one genomic window:
- the LOC137607196 gene encoding solute carrier family 2, facilitated glucose transporter member 3-like, with protein METQDKQVTGYLLFSLATAVIGSLQFGYNTGVINAPEQKLRSFFNATWAERYGEPMDPGVCTIVWSVAVSIFSVGGMVGSFSVGVMANRFGRRRSMLLVNVLALIGGLLMGFCTLCSSYEMVIGGRLVIGLFCGLFTGLTPMYVGEVSPTPLRGAFGTLHQLGVVVGILIAQVFGLEALLGSQRLWPLLMALTLVPALLQCVLLPFCPESPRFLLINLQQEEQARKVLVRLRGSEDVNKDMQEMKEESAKMAQEKKVTILELFRSPAYRQPLLIAVMLQLSQQLSGINAVFYYSTGIFKSAGVKQPIYATIGAGFVNTVFTVVSLFLVEKAGRRTLHLLGLGGMAVSAVVMTVALLMKHIIQMSYVAITAVMVFVAMFEMGPGPIPWFIVAELFSQGPRPAAMAVAGCCNWTANFLVGMSFPKLEELCGPWVFLIFVGFLVIFFIFTFLKVPETRGKTFEEIARCFSNAPPPGSAPLQEPPPGASNAATHPPSPDKEKVPLVEAPATAPPPAAENTPLDKSNPAPQESV; from the exons GACAAGCAGGTGACGGGTtacctcctcttctctctggcCACCGCTGTCATCGGCTCGCTGCAGTTCGGCTACAACACGGGGGTGATCAACGCCCCCGAGCAG AAGCTGCGCTCCTTCTTCAACGCCACGTGGGCGGAGCGTTACGGCGAGCCCATGGACCCGGGGGTGTGCACCATCGTCTGGAGCGTGGCCGTCTCCATCTTCAGCGTGGGGGGGATGGTGGGCTCCTTCAGCGTGGGAGTCATGGCCAACCGGTTCGGCAG GCGGCGCTCCATGCTCCTGGTGAACGTGCTGGCGCTGATCGGGGGGCTCCTGATGGGCTTCTGCACCCTGTGCTCCTCCTACGAGATGGTGATCGGGGGCCGCCTCGTCATCGGGCTGTTCTGCGGGCTCTTCACGGGCCTCACCCCCATGTACGTGGGCGAGGTGTCGCCCACCCCCCTGCGAGGAGCCTTCGGGACGCTGCACCAGCTGGGCGTGGTGGTGGGCATCCTGATCGCCCAGGTGTTCGGCCTGGAGGCCCTGCTGGGCTCCCAGAGGCTGTGGCCCCTCCTGATGGCCCTCACCCTGGTCCCGGCGCTGCTGCAGTGCGTCCTGCTGCCCTTCTGCCCCGAGAGCCCCCGCTTCCTGCTCATCAACctccagcaggaggagcaggcaCGCAAAG TGCTGGTGCGTCTCCGTGGCAGCGAGGACGTAAACAAAGACAtgcaggagatgaaggaggagagCGCCAAGATGGCGCAGGAGAAGAAGGTGACCATCCTGGAGCTGTTCCGCTCGCCGGCGTACCGCCAGCCGCTGCTGATCGCCGTCATGCTGCAGCTGTCCCAGCAGCTGTCGGGCATCAACGCG GTCTTCTACTACTCCACCGGCATCTTCAAGTCCGCCGGCGTCAAGCAGCCCATCTACGCCACCATCGGCGCCGGCTTCGTCAACACCGTCTTCACCGTGGTTTCC CTCTTCCTGGTGGAGAAGGCGGGACGGAGGACTCTGCATCTCCTAGGACTGGGTGGGATGGCGGTCAGCGCCGTGGTCATGACCGTCGCCCTCCTGATG AAACACATCATCCAGATGAGCTACGTGGCGATCACCGCCGTCATGGTGTTCGTGGCGATGTTCGAGATGGGCCCCGGTCCAATCCCATGGTTCATTGTGGCGGAGCTGTTCTCCCAGGGGCCCCGCCCGGCCGCCATGGCCGTGGCCGGATGCTGCAACTGGACAGCCAACTTCCTGGTTGGGATGAGCTTCCCCAAACTGGAG GAGCTGTGTGGGCCGTGGGTCTTCCTCATCTTCGTGGGCTTCCTcgtcatcttcttcatcttcaccttCCTAAAAGTCCCGGAGACGCGGGGGAAGACATTCGAGGAGATCGCCCGCTGCTTTAGCAACGCCCCGCCCCCCGGCTCCGCCCCCCTGCAGGAGCCTCCCCCCGGTGCAAGCAATGCCGCGACACACCCCCCTTCACCGGACAAAGAGAAGGTCCCACTGGTGGAGGCGCCGGCgacagccccgcccccagcagcTGAGAACACGCCCCTAGACAAATCAAACCCCGCCCCTCAGGAGAGCGTGTAG